From a region of the uncultured Desulfatiglans sp. genome:
- a CDS encoding Transporter, small conductance mechanosensitive ion channel (MscS) family protein has product MFYRRIFPLLVMVPALWVVAGFAALPAPAASADTAEPDLLSRVSRQDMERIVELLEDPARRETFVQDLKTLLELEAERKKGVSPKGRAPESEGEEELAILDRAAARFESISTHIIRAAEAAWGLIVRTPEALHETLALVRHLESRKDLAVLGGHLLAAILLALLVRWALNGVLARTNERMIRNPGHLHLALARVFVSGLPCVMLLLGLFLLFRWMPSLPRAQLFILFFFTVLIGYRWTVELLRVLLGPDPDLPRILRISDEDANYAWLWGMRLVRYAFFYIVLSQFLRLLRIPADAYAFIRGALLLGFPVMLSAFILQAAAEIQTRLGKRTADTAEPEPVLHRGLRLATRYGRLLLIGYVWAFFLFLILHLDGAFAYLLAATLKTGVVGVCLWLAFRVLDGFFGVLFHVEEAIKARFPGLEAKANRYIHLFRKGLSGLLVIMALGVAGQVWGVPVRDLVLSDIGSMLIWRGFGMVLTVALALVVLEICLFLRRYLLSEDTQKWFQVTQKTRTLIPMLHAGIKVGVWFVAGVIVLDRVGVSVGPILAGAGILGLAVGFGSQTLVKDLINGLFILFEDSIRVGDWISLGDKGGNVEAVSIRTIRLRDLDGNVHVIPNSSVDILTNLSKEYSRAVMDIGVAYREDVDEVMEILKEIGAEMCQDPDYAPDILEPLEVFGLDRFEDSAVVIRARFTTRPLKQWSIRREFNRRLKRVFDARGIEIPFPHQTLYMGALKDGEAPPLFLKMKTDGGGDSGAVDGGAGRKEEWTGASMDGSGRTSEGERPTDSAPVENHSVR; this is encoded by the coding sequence ATGTTTTACAGGAGAATTTTTCCCCTGCTTGTGATGGTGCCGGCCCTGTGGGTGGTTGCGGGGTTTGCAGCCTTGCCCGCCCCGGCCGCGTCCGCCGATACCGCCGAGCCGGATCTTCTTTCGCGGGTCTCCCGCCAGGATATGGAGCGGATCGTCGAACTGCTGGAAGACCCGGCCAGGCGCGAGACGTTCGTCCAGGATCTGAAGACCCTGCTCGAGCTCGAGGCGGAGCGGAAAAAGGGGGTGAGCCCAAAAGGACGGGCACCGGAATCGGAGGGAGAGGAAGAGCTCGCTATTCTGGATCGGGCGGCGGCAAGGTTCGAATCGATTTCCACGCACATCATACGGGCTGCAGAGGCGGCCTGGGGCCTTATCGTCCGCACACCCGAGGCGTTGCACGAGACCCTCGCCCTCGTGCGTCATTTGGAAAGCCGGAAGGACCTCGCCGTTCTAGGGGGTCACCTTCTGGCGGCGATTCTTCTGGCCCTGCTCGTCCGCTGGGCGCTGAACGGCGTCCTGGCCCGGACCAACGAGAGGATGATCCGGAATCCAGGGCATCTCCATCTCGCCCTTGCGAGGGTATTCGTATCGGGCCTGCCCTGTGTGATGCTCCTGCTTGGTCTCTTCCTGCTTTTCCGATGGATGCCCTCTCTCCCCAGGGCTCAGCTGTTTATCCTCTTCTTTTTCACGGTTCTGATCGGCTACCGATGGACGGTGGAACTGCTGAGGGTCCTCCTCGGGCCGGATCCGGATTTGCCCCGCATCCTGAGGATTTCGGACGAGGATGCCAACTATGCCTGGCTTTGGGGGATGCGGTTGGTTCGGTACGCCTTTTTTTACATCGTTCTGAGCCAGTTTCTGCGTTTGCTGAGGATCCCAGCCGATGCCTATGCCTTTATCCGCGGCGCGCTCCTCCTGGGGTTCCCGGTCATGCTCAGCGCTTTCATCCTTCAGGCTGCGGCTGAAATCCAGACGCGCCTCGGGAAAAGAACGGCCGATACGGCAGAGCCCGAACCGGTGCTGCACAGGGGCCTCCGCCTGGCGACCCGTTACGGGCGGCTCCTGTTGATTGGATATGTATGGGCGTTTTTCCTTTTTTTGATCCTGCATCTCGATGGGGCCTTTGCCTACCTTTTGGCGGCCACGCTCAAGACAGGGGTGGTTGGGGTATGTCTCTGGCTGGCGTTTCGGGTGCTCGACGGATTCTTCGGGGTCCTGTTCCATGTCGAGGAGGCCATCAAGGCCAGATTTCCGGGGCTCGAAGCCAAGGCGAACCGCTATATCCACCTCTTCCGGAAGGGCCTGAGCGGTCTCCTGGTGATCATGGCCCTGGGGGTCGCAGGGCAGGTATGGGGGGTGCCGGTTCGGGACCTGGTCTTGTCGGACATCGGTTCCATGCTGATCTGGAGGGGATTCGGCATGGTGTTGACGGTTGCGCTCGCCCTGGTCGTGCTGGAGATCTGCCTGTTCCTGCGCAGGTATCTGCTCAGTGAGGACACTCAAAAGTGGTTCCAGGTGACCCAGAAGACCAGAACCTTGATCCCCATGCTGCATGCAGGGATCAAGGTTGGCGTCTGGTTCGTGGCGGGGGTGATCGTGCTGGATCGTGTGGGGGTGAGCGTCGGCCCCATCCTTGCCGGGGCGGGCATTCTCGGGCTGGCCGTCGGATTCGGTTCCCAGACCCTTGTAAAAGACCTGATCAACGGGCTTTTCATCCTCTTCGAGGACAGCATCCGGGTGGGGGACTGGATCAGTCTGGGAGACAAGGGGGGGAACGTCGAGGCCGTCAGCATCCGGACCATCCGGCTGCGTGATCTGGACGGCAATGTCCATGTCATTCCCAACAGCTCCGTCGATATACTGACCAATCTGAGCAAGGAGTATTCTCGGGCGGTGATGGATATCGGGGTGGCCTACCGTGAGGATGTCGACGAGGTCATGGAGATCCTGAAGGAGATCGGCGCGGAGATGTGTCAGGACCCCGACTACGCCCCGGACATCCTGGAGCCGTTGGAGGTCTTCGGGCTCGACCGTTTCGAGGACTCGGCGGTGGTGATCCGCGCCCGATTCACCACGCGGCCTCTCAAACAATGGAGCATCCGCAGAGAGTTCAATCGCCGGTTGAAACGTGTCTTCGATGCCCGTGGGATCGAGATTCCGTTTCCGCATCAAACGCTTTATATGGGCGCTCTGAAGGATGGCGAGGCTCCGCCCCTGTTTTTGAAGATGAAGACGGATGGCGGCGGCGATTCGGGCGCCGTCGATGGGGGGGCCGGGCGAAAGGAAGAGTGGACCGGTGCATCGATGGATGGGAGCGGCCGCACCAGCGAGGGTGAGCGGCCCACGGATTCTGCGCCGGTCGAGAATCATTCTGTGAGGTGA